The Leclercia adecarboxylata genome has a segment encoding these proteins:
- the tssB gene encoding type VI secretion system contractile sheath small subunit, whose product MADSSFQNEVPKARVNIQLDLHTGSAQKKVELPLKLLALGDFSNGKETLPLSERSKLNISKNNFNSVLSELNPEVSIDVANTLRGDGSEENIKLSFSEMKDFEPEAIAKQIPQLRAMLAMRNLLRDLKSNLLDNAEFRRSLETILKDPALSEELRQELNALAPAE is encoded by the coding sequence ATGGCAGATTCCAGCTTCCAGAATGAAGTGCCAAAAGCACGTGTCAACATCCAGCTTGACCTGCACACGGGTTCCGCCCAAAAGAAAGTCGAGTTGCCCTTAAAACTTCTCGCGTTGGGAGACTTCAGTAACGGCAAAGAAACCCTCCCGCTTTCTGAACGCAGTAAGTTAAATATTTCCAAAAACAACTTTAATAGCGTTCTGTCCGAGCTTAACCCAGAGGTCAGCATTGATGTTGCTAACACCCTGAGAGGTGATGGTTCTGAAGAAAATATCAAACTCAGCTTTTCTGAAATGAAAGATTTCGAGCCTGAAGCAATAGCAAAGCAAATTCCTCAACTTCGTGCCATGTTAGCCATGCGCAATCTCCTTAGAGACCTAAAGTCTAACCTCCTGGATAACGCCGAGTTCCGCAGATCTCTTGAAACCATACTGAAAGACCCGGCTCTGAGCGAAGAATTAAGACAAGAGCTGAATGCCCTTGCACCCGCCGAATAA